A window of Leptotrichia wadei contains these coding sequences:
- a CDS encoding isoprenyl transferase → MDRDKLAIPKHIAIIMDGNGRWAKERGKIRLEGHRAGAASLEKILRYAGEIGVKYLTVYAFSTENWKRPQKEVNGLMDLFGKYLDKEKKNLKKQGVKLVVTGEKENISPKLLKKIEDTQKFLEDCSKITFNIAFNYGGRREIVSAVNKILSENETKKIEKVTEEEFSKYMYRPEIPDPELVIRTSGEFRISNFLLWEIAYSEFYITDVFWPDFDENELDKAILSFNKRDRRYGGLNVK, encoded by the coding sequence ATGGATAGAGATAAATTAGCAATTCCTAAGCATATCGCGATTATTATGGATGGAAATGGCAGATGGGCTAAGGAACGTGGAAAAATTCGGTTAGAAGGGCATAGAGCTGGAGCAGCTAGCCTTGAGAAAATTTTAAGATATGCTGGAGAAATTGGAGTCAAATATTTGACTGTTTACGCTTTTTCAACTGAGAACTGGAAGCGTCCGCAAAAGGAAGTAAATGGTCTTATGGATTTATTTGGAAAATATTTAGATAAAGAGAAAAAAAATCTGAAAAAGCAAGGTGTAAAGTTAGTTGTGACAGGGGAAAAGGAAAATATTTCTCCAAAACTTCTAAAAAAAATTGAAGATACACAAAAATTTTTGGAAGATTGTAGTAAAATAACTTTTAATATTGCTTTTAATTATGGCGGAAGAAGGGAAATTGTAAGTGCGGTAAATAAAATTTTGAGTGAAAATGAAACAAAAAAAATCGAAAAAGTTACAGAAGAAGAGTTTTCAAAATATATGTACCGACCAGAAATCCCAGATCCAGAACTTGTAATCAGAACGAGTGGAGAATTTAGGATAAGCAATTTTTTGCTTTGGGAAATTGCCTATTCGGAGTTTTATATAACAGATGTTTTCTGGCCTGATTTTGATGAAAATGAATTAGATAAAGCGATTTTATCCTTTAATAAAAGGGATAGAAGATACGGAGGGCTGAATGTTAAGTAG